The genomic interval CGTGCGGGCTCCGGAGCACCGTCCAGCGCTCGGTCTTGACCGGCAGCGGGATGGGGCCGGACACCTGGGCGCCGGTCTTCTCGGCGGTCCGGACGATGTCGGCCGCGGCCTGGTCCAGCACCACGTGATCGAAGGCCTTGAGCCGGATGCGGATTTTCTGCGTCATGATGTGTCCGCCTTTACTTCAGGATCTTGGTGACGACGCCGGCCCCGACGGTGCGGCCGCCCTCGCGGATGGCGAAGCGGAGCCCCTCGTCCATGGCGATCGGGGTGATCAGCTCGATGGTCATCTGCACGTTGTCCCCCGGCATCACCAT from Gemmatimonadales bacterium carries:
- the tuf gene encoding elongation factor Tu (EF-Tu; promotes GTP-dependent binding of aminoacyl-tRNA to the A-site of ribosomes during protein biosynthesis; when the tRNA anticodon matches the mRNA codon, GTP hydrolysis results; the inactive EF-Tu-GDP leaves the ribosome and release of GDP is promoted by elongation factor Ts; many prokaryotes have two copies of the gene encoding EF-Tu); protein product: MVMPGDNVQMTIELITPIAMDEGLRFAIREGGRTVGAGVVTKILK
- the rpsJ gene encoding 30S ribosomal protein S10 codes for the protein MMTQKIRIRLKAFDHVVLDQAAADIVRTAEKTGAQVSGPIPLPVKTERWTVLRSPHVDKKSREQFELRTHKRLLDINDSRPQTMDALTKLDLPAGVDVEIKVE